One window of the Oceanicaulis sp. genome contains the following:
- a CDS encoding L,D-transpeptidase family protein has product MRFTALFIAALAVLALAAPGHAQRWTAPWTDAEIDELGYALAEAWTHGLDPADYADPAELLAMPPGRARDRAARAAWFEYAEDLAFGRVDPRSLDEDWTATVRDQDLMVWYQRAREQLGVYDALEALAPGHSDYAALRAELIRRTALPTRPGAISPGPPLKPGDAGPRVDALRARLYALGLLTAPGARGEPFDARLQSAVMRFQTRHHLAADGEAGADTLRQLNAGEDARIDQLRANLERWRWLAADLGERHVRVNIADYRLEAWSAGRVERTHQIQIGSVWASTPVFSEDMSIVEINPWWLTPGGLGSRWVETFRRNPGYAYSEGYHLVDLDTGERVDAYTVNWSGRRFRVIQEPGPNNAMGQVKFLFPNKHNVYIHDTPHRELFALSQRDDSSGCVRVRDPEDFAVWVLAGEGWSPERVRAAFAGERTVRVRLRNEIPVHMLYFTAVTDRFGAVRFVHDVYDRDQRLIDALNGVTPEPAGADERPDLPADENAAL; this is encoded by the coding sequence ATGCGTTTCACCGCACTGTTCATCGCTGCGCTCGCCGTTCTGGCGCTCGCCGCGCCGGGCCACGCCCAGCGCTGGACCGCACCGTGGACGGATGCGGAGATCGACGAGCTGGGCTATGCGCTGGCCGAAGCCTGGACGCACGGGCTCGATCCCGCCGATTACGCCGATCCTGCAGAGCTTCTCGCCATGCCGCCCGGCCGGGCGCGGGACCGCGCCGCGCGCGCGGCCTGGTTCGAATACGCCGAGGATCTCGCCTTCGGCCGGGTCGACCCCCGGTCGCTGGACGAAGACTGGACCGCGACGGTGCGCGATCAGGACCTGATGGTCTGGTATCAGCGCGCCCGCGAGCAGCTCGGCGTGTACGACGCGCTCGAAGCCCTCGCCCCCGGCCATAGCGATTACGCCGCCTTGCGGGCCGAGCTGATCCGGCGCACCGCCCTGCCCACGCGTCCTGGCGCGATATCGCCCGGCCCGCCGCTGAAGCCCGGCGACGCCGGCCCGCGCGTGGACGCGCTGCGCGCCCGGCTCTATGCGCTCGGACTTCTGACCGCGCCCGGCGCGCGGGGCGAGCCCTTCGACGCGCGGCTGCAAAGCGCGGTGATGCGGTTTCAGACCCGCCACCACCTCGCTGCGGACGGAGAGGCGGGCGCGGATACGCTGCGTCAGCTCAACGCCGGCGAGGACGCGCGGATCGACCAGCTGCGCGCCAATCTCGAACGCTGGCGCTGGCTCGCCGCCGATCTGGGCGAGCGCCATGTGCGGGTGAACATCGCCGATTATCGCCTCGAAGCCTGGTCGGCGGGCCGTGTCGAGCGCACCCATCAGATCCAGATCGGATCGGTCTGGGCCTCCACGCCGGTGTTCAGCGAAGACATGTCGATCGTGGAGATCAATCCCTGGTGGCTTACCCCTGGCGGGCTGGGTTCGCGCTGGGTGGAGACCTTCCGGCGCAATCCCGGCTACGCCTATTCAGAAGGGTATCACCTGGTCGATCTCGACACCGGAGAGCGGGTGGACGCCTACACCGTGAACTGGAGCGGGCGGCGCTTCCGGGTCATTCAGGAACCCGGGCCGAACAACGCCATGGGGCAGGTCAAATTCCTGTTTCCGAATAAGCACAACGTCTACATCCACGACACCCCGCACCGTGAGCTTTTCGCCCTGTCTCAGCGCGACGACAGCTCGGGCTGCGTGCGCGTGCGCGATCCAGAAGACTTCGCGGTCTGGGTGCTGGCGGGCGAAGGGTGGAGCCCCGAACGCGTACGCGCCGCCTTCGCCGGAGAGCGCACGGTGCGTGTCCGGCTTCGCAATGAGATCCCCGTGCACATGCTCTATTTCACCGCCGTCACCGACCGGTTCGGCGCGGTGCGCTTCGTACACGACGTCTACGACCGCGATCAGCGCCTGATCGACGCGCTGAACGGCGTGACGCCTGAGCCCGCCGGCGCGGACGAGCGTCCCGACCTTCCCGCCGACGAGAACGCGGCGCTCTAG
- a CDS encoding TadE/TadG family type IV pilus assembly protein, with protein sequence MALARFLRRYARDTRGNIAMVFGISLSALVTAVGGGLDYSRSVAIGTELQSALDSGVLAAASLTQDRDPEQVVRAYVEAALGDHAGLMETLDLDVTMEISLNSREVGARASVRSPTTLLGIAGINEITVRREANALERARNIEISLVLDISSSMGGRKIDNLRAAALDFVDTVLAADSQDMTSISVVPYGGTVRLPDMFYDYVVQSGNWLEPEGLGYRVRRPRTVADWNGCLEMTQAQARSIDLTAGVHMVLPEFTVWNRGNDWCPPENTPSLFLTNDRNRLHALIGMFDNPVLSDGTGTDIGTGWGVRALDPAWRGRLGGDADFSDRPVAWSDDETMKVMVVMTDGGITQQRRPEADFNENSDDPHVGTRGTQDLYNKNTARDIFSDMCSYAKDRGAMVYTIAFQVNGGRNKDDMRDCASSTRQYYDVESLEIAEAFSAIAAELNQLRLSR encoded by the coding sequence ATGGCCCTGGCCCGCTTTCTCCGCCGCTACGCCCGCGACACCCGCGGCAATATCGCGATGGTGTTCGGCATCTCCCTCAGCGCGCTGGTGACCGCCGTAGGCGGCGGGCTCGACTATTCACGTTCGGTGGCGATCGGCACCGAGCTTCAGTCTGCGCTCGATTCTGGCGTGCTGGCGGCCGCCTCGCTGACCCAGGACCGCGATCCTGAACAGGTGGTGCGCGCCTATGTCGAAGCGGCTCTGGGCGACCATGCCGGATTGATGGAGACGCTCGATCTCGATGTGACGATGGAGATTTCGCTGAACTCCCGCGAAGTCGGTGCGCGCGCCTCGGTGCGCAGCCCCACCACGCTTCTGGGCATCGCCGGGATCAACGAGATCACGGTTCGCCGCGAAGCGAACGCGCTGGAGCGCGCGCGCAATATCGAGATTTCGCTGGTGCTCGACATCTCCTCGTCCATGGGCGGGCGGAAGATCGACAATCTGCGCGCCGCGGCGTTGGACTTCGTGGATACGGTTCTGGCCGCCGACAGCCAGGACATGACCTCAATCTCGGTCGTGCCCTATGGCGGCACGGTGCGGCTTCCGGACATGTTCTACGATTACGTGGTCCAGAGCGGAAACTGGCTCGAGCCCGAGGGGCTGGGCTATCGGGTGCGCCGTCCGCGCACGGTCGCCGACTGGAACGGTTGTCTTGAAATGACCCAGGCGCAGGCGCGTTCGATCGACCTGACCGCCGGCGTGCACATGGTCCTGCCCGAATTCACCGTCTGGAACCGCGGCAACGACTGGTGCCCGCCTGAAAACACGCCCTCGCTTTTCCTCACGAACGACCGCAACCGGCTGCACGCGCTGATCGGCATGTTCGACAATCCGGTGCTGTCGGACGGCACGGGCACCGATATCGGGACCGGCTGGGGCGTGCGCGCGCTAGATCCGGCCTGGCGGGGCCGGCTCGGCGGAGACGCGGACTTCTCCGACCGGCCCGTGGCCTGGTCCGACGACGAGACCATGAAGGTCATGGTGGTGATGACCGACGGCGGCATCACCCAGCAGCGGCGTCCTGAGGCGGACTTCAACGAGAACAGCGACGATCCGCATGTCGGCACGCGCGGCACGCAGGATCTCTACAACAAGAACACCGCGCGCGACATTTTCTCGGACATGTGCAGCTACGCCAAGGATCGCGGCGCGATGGTCTACACGATCGCTTTCCAGGTGAACGGCGGACGCAACAAGGACGACATGCGCGACTGCGCGAGCTCGACCCGGCAGTATTACGACGTCGAGAGCCTGGAGATCGCCGAGGCGTTCTCAGCCATCGCCGCCGAACTCAACCAGCTGCGCCTGAGCCGCTAG
- a CDS encoding DNA polymerase III subunit gamma/tau, which produces MDEHTGQPGEIDAGEDPGPALPGMEAPAPSDPGYQVLARKYRPQTFEDLIGQEPMVRTLTNAFAAGRIAQAYMLTGVRGIGKTTTARLIARGLNYETDTVDAPSVKLDPPGRHCAAIAKSSHVDVMEMDAASRTGIGDIREILEGVRYAPVSARYKVYIIDEVHMLSMAAFNALLKTLEEPPPHVKFVFATTEIRKVPVTVLSRCQRFDLKRVDREVLTDHLARICEKENAGVEREGLAAIARAAEGSVRDALSLLDQAIVQGEGEDGPVTAEQVRDMLGLADRTRVLDLLEAALENRAKDALDELRHQYDSGADPQVLMRDLLDHIHAMSRLKAAGGDADLAEAKETIERLRTLSDAQSLAGLGRLWKTALTGLEDVRSAPDPVSAAEMAVIRLMAAASLPGPEEAARLIAEAKSGGAAPRPAGPAPTGTPQQPSGHTAPAPQASAPAAPPSAAPGAHEPVQGPETIEAFLALVEESRDINLKLDIERHVRPVSIRPGRFAFEPAGDPPASLGGRIASFLSEQTGTRWLVDATAKNGGETVAERRRRERQERLDAVMRDPVMVKALTAFPGAELVNVEDPPAMDTRLAQSEDDDQDPARQETSR; this is translated from the coding sequence ATGGACGAGCACACCGGTCAGCCCGGCGAAATCGACGCCGGCGAAGACCCCGGCCCGGCTCTGCCCGGCATGGAGGCGCCCGCGCCTTCCGATCCCGGCTATCAGGTGCTGGCGCGCAAATACCGCCCCCAGACCTTCGAGGATCTGATCGGCCAGGAGCCGATGGTCCGCACCCTCACCAACGCGTTCGCCGCAGGCCGCATCGCGCAGGCCTACATGCTCACCGGCGTGCGGGGGATCGGCAAGACCACGACGGCGCGCCTGATCGCGCGCGGGCTCAATTATGAGACCGATACGGTCGACGCTCCCTCGGTGAAACTCGACCCGCCGGGCCGGCACTGCGCGGCGATTGCAAAATCCTCCCATGTCGACGTGATGGAGATGGACGCCGCCAGCCGCACCGGCATCGGCGACATCCGCGAGATCCTGGAAGGCGTGCGCTACGCCCCGGTGAGCGCGCGCTACAAGGTCTACATCATCGACGAAGTGCACATGCTCTCCATGGCGGCCTTCAACGCGCTTCTGAAGACGCTGGAAGAGCCGCCGCCGCACGTGAAGTTCGTCTTCGCCACCACCGAAATCCGCAAGGTGCCGGTCACCGTGCTCAGCCGCTGCCAGCGCTTCGATCTCAAGCGCGTGGACCGCGAGGTGCTGACCGATCATCTGGCGCGCATCTGCGAGAAGGAGAACGCTGGCGTCGAGCGTGAAGGGCTCGCCGCGATCGCACGCGCCGCCGAGGGCTCTGTCCGCGACGCGCTCTCCTTGCTGGACCAGGCGATCGTTCAGGGCGAAGGCGAGGACGGGCCGGTCACCGCCGAGCAGGTCCGCGACATGCTGGGCCTGGCCGACCGCACCCGCGTTCTGGACCTTTTGGAGGCCGCGCTCGAGAACCGGGCGAAGGACGCGCTCGACGAGCTGCGCCACCAGTACGATTCCGGCGCCGATCCGCAGGTGCTGATGCGCGACCTGCTCGACCATATCCACGCCATGAGCCGGCTGAAGGCCGCCGGCGGCGACGCCGATCTGGCCGAAGCGAAGGAAACGATCGAGCGTCTGCGCACGCTTTCCGACGCCCAGTCGCTCGCCGGGCTCGGCCGCCTCTGGAAGACCGCGCTCACCGGGCTTGAAGACGTCAGAAGCGCGCCCGATCCGGTCAGCGCCGCAGAGATGGCGGTGATCCGGCTTATGGCGGCTGCCAGCCTGCCCGGGCCGGAGGAGGCTGCGCGCCTGATCGCCGAAGCGAAGTCGGGCGGCGCCGCGCCGCGCCCGGCAGGCCCTGCGCCCACCGGCACGCCCCAGCAACCCAGCGGTCACACAGCCCCCGCGCCTCAGGCCTCGGCACCGGCCGCACCGCCGAGCGCAGCGCCTGGGGCGCACGAGCCCGTGCAGGGCCCCGAGACGATCGAGGCCTTCCTGGCTCTGGTCGAAGAAAGCCGGGACATCAATCTGAAGCTCGACATCGAGCGTCATGTCCGTCCGGTCTCGATCCGGCCCGGCCGCTTCGCCTTCGAACCGGCTGGCGATCCGCCCGCGTCGCTAGGCGGCCGCATTGCGAGCTTTCTGAGCGAACAGACCGGTACGCGCTGGCTCGTCGACGCGACGGCGAAAAACGGCGGGGAGACCGTCGCCGAACGCCGCAGGCGCGAGCGCCAGGAGCGGCTGGACGCGGTGATGCGCGATCCGGTGATGGTCAAGGCGCTCACCGCCTTTCCCGGCGCGGAACTCGTCAATGTCGAGGACCCGCCCGCCATGGACACCCGCCTCGCTCAGAGCGAAGACGACGACCAGGACCCCGCCCGACAGGAGACGTCCCGATGA
- a CDS encoding ferritin-like domain-containing protein gives MAALRDLYPMPDIDAHWHVPNAFEAVFDWRFDEGRTTLMHLYQKGKDMQWDALERIDWELDLDPENPMEMPDEAVPVFGSDVWNKMTAKEKAELRRHTQAWNISQFLQGEQAALLAASKIVQSVPDLDSKFYAATQVMDEARHVEAYKKLLNKFGVAYPMTDPLQVLVNQALSDSRWDVTYLAMQVVIEGLALAAFGTIRDIAQNPLARMVNAYVMEDESRHVAFGRVSLRDYYPQLTQKERDEREEFLVEACYLMRDRMTRGKVVYEVLGLPAEECDEFSQNSEIVQLYRTMLFQRIVPIVKDIGLWGPKIRKCYEDMGVMHYADLDPQALQDDDERIAREIDANKARKDYIEAVARHGAGGPVAGHAE, from the coding sequence ATGGCGGCGCTGCGCGACCTTTACCCCATGCCGGACATCGACGCGCACTGGCACGTGCCCAACGCGTTCGAAGCGGTGTTCGACTGGCGCTTCGACGAAGGCCGCACCACGCTCATGCACCTCTACCAGAAAGGTAAGGACATGCAGTGGGATGCGCTCGAGCGCATCGACTGGGAGCTCGATCTCGACCCTGAAAATCCGATGGAGATGCCTGACGAGGCGGTGCCGGTCTTCGGCTCCGACGTCTGGAACAAGATGACCGCCAAGGAGAAGGCCGAGCTGCGCCGGCACACCCAGGCTTGGAACATCTCCCAGTTCCTGCAGGGCGAGCAGGCCGCGCTTCTGGCCGCTTCGAAGATCGTCCAGTCCGTGCCCGATCTCGATTCCAAGTTCTACGCCGCCACCCAGGTCATGGACGAGGCCCGGCATGTGGAGGCCTACAAGAAGCTTCTGAACAAGTTCGGCGTCGCCTATCCGATGACCGATCCGCTGCAGGTGCTGGTCAACCAGGCGCTGTCCGACAGCCGCTGGGACGTCACCTATCTGGCCATGCAGGTGGTCATCGAAGGCCTGGCGCTCGCCGCCTTCGGCACGATCCGCGACATCGCCCAGAACCCGCTGGCGCGCATGGTCAACGCCTATGTGATGGAAGACGAGAGCCGGCACGTCGCCTTCGGCCGGGTCAGCTTGCGCGACTACTACCCGCAGCTCACCCAGAAAGAGCGCGACGAGCGCGAGGAGTTCCTGGTCGAGGCCTGCTATCTGATGCGCGACCGGATGACCCGCGGCAAGGTGGTCTACGAGGTGCTCGGCCTGCCGGCCGAAGAGTGCGACGAGTTCTCCCAGAACTCCGAGATCGTGCAGCTCTACCGCACCATGCTGTTCCAGCGCATCGTGCCGATCGTGAAGGATATCGGCCTTTGGGGGCCGAAGATCCGCAAATGCTACGAAGACATGGGCGTGATGCACTACGCCGATCTCGATCCCCAGGCCCTGCAGGACGACGACGAGCGCATCGCCCGCGAAATCGACGCCAACAAGGCCCGCAAGGATTATATCGAGGCCGTCGCCCGGCACGGCGCAGGCGGCCCCGTCGCCGGTCACGCGGAGTAA
- a CDS encoding sterol desaturase family protein, giving the protein MPDLPDPILVAIPAFVALIIAEMIYSRLTGRTQYEPRDTAASLMMGMGNVVSGVVLGGIALAWFTFIERFAVFDIGWALWAFVVCFVLDDFVYYWAHRFAHTVRWWWADHVVHHSSQHYNLSTALRQPWLSPLTLKFIFFGSWLVLIGFPPAMVAFVAALNLVYQFWIHTEAVPKMWGPIEAVMNTPSHHRVHHATNPRYLDRNYAGVFIVWDRMFGTFEPERADEPCRYGIVRNLGTYNPIKICLHEWLGIWKDVTGAKSVKEALGYWLGPPGWSPDGSRDSSKILKQRWAAKRAGETAPAAPDAPAQPERVPAE; this is encoded by the coding sequence ATGCCTGACCTTCCCGATCCGATACTCGTGGCCATCCCGGCCTTCGTCGCGCTGATCATCGCGGAGATGATCTATTCGCGGCTGACCGGGCGGACTCAGTACGAGCCGCGCGACACCGCAGCGAGCCTGATGATGGGCATGGGCAACGTGGTCTCCGGCGTCGTGCTGGGCGGGATCGCGCTGGCCTGGTTCACCTTCATCGAGCGCTTCGCCGTGTTCGACATCGGCTGGGCGCTGTGGGCCTTCGTGGTCTGCTTCGTACTGGACGACTTCGTGTATTACTGGGCGCATCGTTTCGCCCATACGGTGCGATGGTGGTGGGCCGACCACGTCGTTCATCACTCCAGCCAGCACTACAATCTTTCGACCGCGCTGCGGCAGCCCTGGCTGAGCCCGCTGACCCTGAAATTCATCTTCTTCGGCTCATGGCTGGTGCTGATCGGGTTTCCGCCGGCCATGGTGGCCTTCGTGGCGGCGCTGAACCTGGTCTACCAGTTCTGGATCCACACCGAGGCGGTGCCGAAGATGTGGGGGCCGATCGAGGCGGTGATGAACACCCCCAGCCACCACCGCGTCCATCACGCCACCAATCCGCGCTATCTCGACCGCAACTATGCGGGCGTGTTCATCGTCTGGGACCGGATGTTCGGCACGTTCGAGCCCGAGCGCGCCGACGAGCCCTGCCGCTACGGCATCGTCAGAAATCTCGGGACCTACAACCCGATCAAGATCTGCCTTCATGAGTGGCTGGGCATCTGGAAGGACGTCACGGGCGCAAAGTCCGTCAAGGAGGCGCTGGGCTACTGGCTCGGCCCGCCGGGCTGGTCGCCGGACGGCAGCCGGGACAGCTCGAAAATCCTCAAGCAGCGCTGGGCCGCAAAGCGCGCGGGCGAAACTGCGCCCGCCGCCCCGGATGCGCCCGCCCAGCCTGAGCGCGTTCCCGCCGAATAA
- a CDS encoding TadE/TadG family type IV pilus assembly protein produces MARFKTFLKSSAGNVAVMFALALAPLAAGVGGALDFTRTYTIGAEIQGALDTGVLAAASLTQDRDPEDVVRAYLEAAIAEHDGVIESLVVTVTPNVAMNARVVTATAEVTVPTVLLGVVGIERMKMARDAEAMEQVQNVEVSLLLDISGSMRGSKIDALREAAAEFVQTVFSQDTEGLTSFTIVPYGGQTRVGARLEHLLAPGVGGAGWNGCVELPEDDITSVTLDTAAYQAVPHFHTYHTNRIEFWCPGADDTEVQWISKDVDALKGQIRTFDNPSLVDGTGTGIAIGWAVRALDPAWRGVLSDEFPDRPVAYDEAGTMKVLIVMTDGAVTDQYRPPSGFPEDYDREDWWPPYYLHPSDREVFVTRSEAFDDFTWWCDYAKQNGVTVYSIAFQVSGGSNRDRLQDCASRPQLYYRVEDLDIAGAFYAIAADMNRLRLAR; encoded by the coding sequence GTGGCTCGCTTCAAGACCTTTCTCAAATCGTCCGCCGGCAATGTCGCGGTCATGTTCGCGCTGGCGCTCGCCCCCCTCGCAGCCGGCGTCGGCGGCGCCCTGGACTTCACCCGGACCTATACGATCGGGGCGGAGATCCAGGGCGCGCTGGACACCGGCGTGCTGGCGGCCGCGTCGCTGACCCAGGACCGCGATCCCGAGGACGTGGTGCGCGCCTATCTCGAGGCCGCCATCGCCGAGCATGACGGGGTGATCGAATCCCTCGTGGTCACCGTCACGCCGAACGTTGCGATGAACGCCCGGGTCGTGACCGCGACCGCTGAAGTGACCGTGCCCACCGTGCTTTTAGGCGTGGTGGGGATCGAGCGGATGAAGATGGCGCGCGACGCCGAGGCGATGGAGCAGGTCCAGAACGTCGAGGTCTCCCTGCTGCTGGACATTTCCGGCTCGATGCGCGGCTCGAAGATCGACGCCCTGCGTGAGGCGGCCGCCGAGTTCGTCCAGACCGTGTTCAGCCAGGACACCGAAGGGCTGACGAGCTTCACCATCGTGCCCTATGGCGGTCAGACCCGGGTGGGCGCCCGGCTCGAACACCTCCTCGCGCCGGGCGTGGGCGGAGCGGGCTGGAACGGCTGCGTGGAGCTGCCCGAAGACGACATCACCTCGGTGACGCTGGACACGGCGGCCTACCAAGCGGTCCCGCATTTCCACACCTACCACACCAACCGGATCGAGTTCTGGTGTCCTGGCGCGGACGACACCGAAGTCCAGTGGATCTCAAAAGATGTCGACGCGCTGAAGGGCCAGATCCGCACCTTCGACAATCCCTCGCTTGTCGACGGCACGGGCACGGGCATCGCGATCGGCTGGGCGGTGCGCGCGCTCGACCCGGCCTGGCGGGGCGTTCTGTCGGACGAGTTTCCCGACCGGCCGGTCGCCTATGATGAGGCGGGCACGATGAAGGTGCTGATCGTGATGACTGACGGCGCGGTGACCGACCAGTATCGCCCGCCGTCGGGATTCCCTGAGGACTATGACCGCGAAGACTGGTGGCCGCCTTACTATCTGCATCCGTCAGATCGCGAGGTGTTCGTCACCCGCTCAGAGGCCTTTGATGATTTCACGTGGTGGTGCGACTACGCCAAGCAGAACGGCGTGACGGTCTACTCGATCGCGTTCCAGGTCTCCGGCGGCTCGAACCGGGACAGGCTGCAGGACTGCGCCAGCCGGCCCCAGCTCTATTACCGGGTCGAGGATCTCGACATCGCAGGCGCGTTTTACGCCATCGCGGCGGACATGAACCGGCTGCGGCTGGCCCGGTGA
- a CDS encoding porin family protein produces the protein MRTLLLASIAAVAAASAASAQTPGSGYAGVGYTALDGEGATLGAITLRGGFDFTEYFGAEGDLHIGVVDDTVTEMGTSVDLSADFGAAVYGVARLPLGDGMSNIFARAGYATLEVEGSAMGVSVSAELDGFAYGVGGEFYFAGPNGVRLDYTRFDGDDGELDAFGISYIRRF, from the coding sequence ATGCGCACTCTGCTTCTTGCTTCCATCGCGGCCGTCGCCGCCGCTTCCGCCGCCTCTGCTCAGACCCCGGGTTCGGGCTATGCCGGCGTGGGCTACACCGCGCTCGACGGCGAAGGCGCCACGCTTGGCGCGATCACGCTTCGCGGCGGCTTCGACTTCACCGAATATTTCGGCGCTGAAGGCGACCTTCATATTGGCGTCGTGGACGACACGGTCACCGAAATGGGCACCTCCGTCGATCTGTCCGCCGACTTCGGCGCTGCCGTTTACGGCGTCGCGCGTCTGCCGCTCGGCGACGGCATGTCGAACATCTTCGCGCGCGCCGGCTATGCGACGCTCGAAGTCGAAGGCAGCGCCATGGGCGTTTCGGTTTCGGCTGAACTGGACGGCTTCGCTTACGGCGTCGGCGGCGAGTTCTACTTCGCCGGCCCGAACGGTGTTCGCCTTGATTACACCCGCTTCGACGGCGATGACGGCGAACTCGACGCCTTCGGCATCTCCTACATCCGCCGCTTCTAG
- a CDS encoding SDR family oxidoreductase yields MTLDGRTIFVTGASRGAGAGIARSIAAAGGKVVIGYAKNEDAARALAAELGDRAAGIVGADFAEPGAAELAWSHAQRHARDRLDGLVLNHGVFEAASVHDDAAAWSENWARTLQINLQSCADLARHAARAWVDSPVNGGVKSIVAISSRAAHRGDDADHPSYAAAKAGLIAMMKTFARAYSGRGLLCYAISPGWIDTEMAPQDPEARRRALAEVPLGAMADPAEIGALTAFLLSGACPSATGATIDVNGASYVR; encoded by the coding sequence ATGACGCTGGACGGCCGCACCATTTTCGTGACCGGCGCTTCGCGCGGCGCCGGGGCGGGCATCGCCCGGTCGATCGCTGCGGCCGGAGGCAAGGTCGTCATCGGCTATGCGAAGAACGAGGACGCCGCGCGCGCCCTCGCCGCCGAACTCGGCGATCGCGCCGCGGGGATCGTCGGCGCGGACTTCGCCGAGCCCGGCGCGGCGGAGCTCGCCTGGAGCCACGCCCAGCGCCACGCCCGCGACCGGCTCGACGGACTGGTGCTCAATCACGGCGTCTTCGAAGCTGCGAGCGTGCATGACGACGCGGCGGCCTGGTCTGAGAACTGGGCACGCACGCTTCAGATAAACCTTCAGTCCTGCGCCGATCTCGCCCGGCATGCGGCGCGCGCCTGGGTGGATTCGCCGGTGAACGGCGGGGTGAAATCGATCGTGGCGATCAGCTCGCGCGCGGCGCATCGCGGCGACGACGCCGATCATCCGTCCTACGCGGCGGCCAAGGCGGGTCTCATCGCGATGATGAAGACCTTTGCGCGCGCCTATTCGGGCCGCGGGCTCCTCTGCTACGCGATTTCGCCGGGCTGGATCGACACCGAGATGGCGCCGCAGGACCCCGAGGCGAGGCGCCGCGCGCTCGCTGAAGTCCCGCTGGGCGCGATGGCCGACCCGGCAGAGATCGGCGCGCTGACGGCCTTCCTGCTGTCGGGCGCCTGTCCCAGCGCGACGGGCGCGACGATCGACGTGAACGGTGCGAGCTATGTGCGCTAG
- a CDS encoding porin family protein — translation MKTILLSTAAALIAASAASAQDAAESKFELGAGYTLLDGDGVEFDALTLRGGYNVNEFFAVEGEALFGLGDENLGGGFSAELNYGLGVFAKAEYPVGERVSVFGRLGYTWAEVEVSGLGSEDADGFAYGVGGEFAVSGPNAIRADYTRYDYEDGAEADGWSIAYVRSF, via the coding sequence ATGAAAACGATCCTCCTCTCCACCGCCGCCGCCCTGATCGCGGCTTCCGCCGCTTCCGCTCAGGACGCCGCGGAAAGCAAGTTCGAACTGGGCGCGGGCTACACCCTTCTGGACGGCGACGGCGTCGAATTCGACGCGCTGACCCTGCGCGGCGGCTACAATGTGAACGAGTTCTTCGCCGTCGAAGGCGAAGCGCTGTTCGGCCTGGGCGACGAGAACCTGGGCGGCGGCTTCTCGGCCGAGCTGAACTACGGCCTGGGCGTGTTCGCCAAAGCCGAATACCCGGTCGGCGAGCGTGTCTCGGTGTTCGGCCGCCTCGGCTACACCTGGGCCGAAGTCGAAGTCTCGGGCCTCGGCTCTGAAGACGCCGACGGTTTCGCCTACGGCGTCGGCGGCGAGTTCGCCGTTTCCGGCCCGAACGCGATTCGTGCGGACTACACCCGCTACGACTACGAAGACGGCGCGGAAGCCGACGGCTGGTCGATCGCCTACGTCCGCAGCTTCTAG
- a CDS encoding YbaB/EbfC family nucleoid-associated protein, whose protein sequence is MKDLAGLMKQAQDMQKRMKEAQERLEDVEVTGESGAGMVKVTLTAKGEMRGLAIDRTVVDPEETEVLEDLIKAAYADAKRKADEAQQKVLAEATKGIGLPPGIDLPFGIKPGPF, encoded by the coding sequence ATGAAGGATCTCGCCGGCCTGATGAAGCAGGCTCAGGACATGCAAAAGCGCATGAAGGAAGCCCAGGAGCGCCTCGAGGACGTCGAGGTGACCGGGGAATCCGGCGCCGGCATGGTCAAGGTCACCCTCACCGCCAAGGGCGAGATGCGCGGCCTTGCGATCGACCGCACCGTGGTCGATCCCGAAGAGACCGAAGTGCTCGAGGATCTGATCAAGGCCGCCTACGCCGACGCCAAGCGCAAGGCGGACGAAGCCCAGCAGAAAGTGCTGGCCGAAGCGACCAAGGGGATCGGCCTGCCGCCGGGCATCGACCTGCCCTTCGGCATCAAGCCCGGCCCGTTCTGA